The window TATAATACATTAGTCCATCATGCTTGCCCTTTACTTGCCCATCAAATGTTTCCATATTGCCTGGCTGTGCCGGTAAGTATTGACTTAAAAATTCTTTAAAGTTGCGCTCTCCGATAAAGCAAATCCCTGTGGAATCCTTTTTCTTAGCTGTAGCTAAACCAGCTTCTTCCGCAATCTTACGTACTTCAGGCTTTGGTAAATGCCCAATTGGGAACATCACTTTTTCAAGTTGTGCCTGTGTCAATTGATTTAAGAAATATGTTTGGTCTTTATTATTATCAACACCGCGTAACATAAATACCGCATCTTCTGTACGATCTACGCGTGCATAATGCCCTGTTGCTAAATAATCGGCACCTAAATTCATCGCATGCTCTAAAAACGCTTTGAATTTAATCTCTTTATTACACATTACATCCGGATTTGGTGTACGCCCTGCTTTATATTCTTCAAGGAAATAAGTAAATACTTTATCCCAATATTGTTTTTCAAAATTCACTGCATAATAAGGGATACCGATTTGATTACATACAGCGATAACATCTTCATAATCTTCCGTTGCTGTACATACACCATTTTCGTCTGTATCGTCCCAGTTTTTCAT is drawn from Solibacillus sp. R5-41 and contains these coding sequences:
- the mnmA gene encoding tRNA 2-thiouridine(34) synthase MnmA, which translates into the protein MVETRDPSQIRVVVGMSGGVDSSVAAYLLKQQGYDVIGIFMKNWDDTDENGVCTATEDYEDVIAVCNQIGIPYYAVNFEKQYWDKVFTYFLEEYKAGRTPNPDVMCNKEIKFKAFLEHAMNLGADYLATGHYARVDRTEDAVFMLRGVDNNKDQTYFLNQLTQAQLEKVMFPIGHLPKPEVRKIAEEAGLATAKKKDSTGICFIGERNFKEFLSQYLPAQPGNMETFDGQVKGKHDGLMYYTLGQRHGLGIGGDGEPWFVLGKDLERNVLYVGQGFHHETLYSEALSAVKMSYSTKVPKTGTFSCTAKFRYRQEDSSVEVTMREDGTAYIVFAEPVRAITPGQAVVLYDGDICLGGGTIDEVFKNNEKLTYVG